A DNA window from Paralichthys olivaceus isolate ysfri-2021 chromosome 3, ASM2471397v2, whole genome shotgun sequence contains the following coding sequences:
- the prrg1 gene encoding transmembrane gamma-carboxyglutamic acid protein 1 — protein MGSVFLPADAAHSVLRRLRRANFMLEEMKQGDIQRECREEICTYEEAREAFENDEKTRRFWEEYVRESSPSGGLETVVSGVHSVYLIVPLMLVVFIIAAVAITVWRCHSRKRSQRSPSLGHSHHDHVLSVVSMDHWGRDYHHADQSELSIHSSPAFPGSEIISGRGSAGDPPPSYEEAVGHTDVQIETEPPPQYEDIVTTSASSVNGQGK, from the exons tgttcctGCCAGCGGACGCAGCCCACTCCGTGCTGCGGCGGCTGCGCAGGGCCAACTTCATGCTGGAGGAGATGAAGCAGGGAGACATCCAGAGGGAGTGCCGCGAGGAGATCTGCACCTATGAGGAGGCCCGCGAAGCTTTCGAGAATGACGAGAAGACG AGACGGTTTTGGGAGGAATACGTGCGTGAGAGCAGTCCGTCCGGAGGGCTGGAGACAGTGGTAAGTGGAGTCCACTCTGTCTACTTGATTGTGCCACTGATGCTGGTTGTGTTCATCATCGCCGCCGTCGCCATCACCGTGTGGCGTTGCCACTCCCGCAAGCGCTCACAGCGCAGCCCCAGCCTGGGACACTCGCATCACGACCACGTCCTGTCGGTGGTCTCGATGGACCATTGGGGGAGGGATTACCACCATGCTGACCAATCAGAACTGAGTATCCACAGCAGCCCAGCCTTTCCGGGCTCAGAGATCATATCAGGGAGAGGAAGCGCCGGAGATCCCCCGCCATCGTATGAGGAGGCTGTTGGCCACACAGACGTCCAGATAGAGACGGAGCCTCCTCCACAGTACGAGGACATCGTCACCACCAGCGCTTCTAGTGTCAACGGCCAAGGGAAGTAG